A window of Rhipicephalus microplus isolate Deutch F79 chromosome X, USDA_Rmic, whole genome shotgun sequence genomic DNA:
TGACAACTTGAATGGAACCGAAGGTTGCCGCTCCAGAATATTCGGGCGTACGAGCACGTGATTACAAAAATATCCAGAAAACGCTCGGCATTGTGCTTGTATATCCGCGGGTGTACCCGACGCACGACGCCGCTATAGTCTGTATCGCACGCGATCAATGCGCCTCTCACCATTTCTGCAGCGTTGCACGCCTCTCGATCCGGAAGGGGCCTTCACCGACGCCCGAATGGGAGATCGGGCAGGCCAGTGAAATGGCGCGCAAAACAgaggcagaaagaaagaaagaaaaaaaattggtgcaCCCTCAGGACAGTCTAGAACGGGGCATTGGGACACCACCTTCACAAGTGGTAGCGCGCTCTGACTTTGATAACCATTTCTCGCAGGCTTCACAAACGGGATACCGACAAGCGCGTTGTCTAGGCAACGTCCAAACACTCTCTGGGCCAAAATGGACACATGGCCCCTGGAACCGGAGGAGAGCGACGAAACGGTATGAAGCCGATGACGCCGTATCACTTCTCCTATTGCGTGTAGCTATTTCATCAGTGACTGTAGCGCGGAGCGTGGTGATTCTGTTGCGAGTCTGTGCACATGTAATGATGTGGTGCGCTTTTCGGTGGCACGCGTGTAAGAGCACTGTCTGGCTAAAACTTTGCGAATGCTGCCGTAAAGTAGAGTTTCGTGTTTGACAGTCATGTATGGTACGGAGTTCTTCGATGATTTGATGTTGACGAAGTACGGGATAAAGGTATTAGACACTGTAGCTCTAATAATTGTGCTATTCTAATTTCAGGACCCGGCTGACCTGAGTACACCGGCTTTTTTTAAGCACGCAGAACTCGGTAAGATAACTTACATAAGTTGAAGATTTTTGATAAACAAAAAAAGGTAATGTAACGGTTCCACATTTGAGATTCTTTAAGAGCGCAAGAGGAGCAGCGTGCGGCACAAGAAGAATGGGACAAAGTGACGAATGTTGTCGGTAAAAGCTATGCCACTCTGGCTGAAGCTGCGCAAGCCTTTTGATTGGTTATTCTTTTAGGTATAGGGGCTGTGACATATTGTTCGCGAATTATTACGTATGAGGAAGCCCTTTGCTACTTCAAGGAGAAAGACCTGAGCTCGTACATGGTAAGCTGGCTAAGTCAGTCGTTCATGAATCATGCAGCGGCGTATGTTTCACTTCAATTGATAGACACCTGTTTTTCGTTCGCAGACCGCCATCAGGCCTGTGATCCAGCGCAGAGGTATCAAACTGATCTTACACTGCCTTTTCGGTCCACCGCGCTTGAAATTGGGGCTAGTGCCAGCCAGAGACTTCACATTCGCCTTGGCCCAGTGTATGCTTGTGTTTCACtcctacactcttagaaaaaaggtgttAATACTtactaactttggggtagtaatggtttgtcacatatgttacaaccctggtagtaagttCAGTTAGTAACGGCCAGGGTGGTAACAGTTGATACACTTGCTggtactaccagcatttagtaactTACTACCCCAGCCGTTACCACCCATGGGTAGCAACTTTTAAAGGATATGAGAAAAAAAGTGGTGACCGATACTACCTTGTGTAACcattttggcatattatttctCCACTGCTAATGTTCGCCAATCAATGTCTCATTACTAGACAACTTCGGGTAATGAAGCGTGGCGTGTCATGAACGCGAATAATACATAGACCTAACAGGTTCAGTATTTTTTACGCATACACATAGTAAGAAGCACGCATGGAGTATATATAGCCCCCACTTTgcaggggcatgtctggcacaagggagtacttgtgtttcaggatgaattataaTAAATTTGAACCTATAGCACTATATTATACTATCTGGTTACGTATGTTTGGTGGCGTAGCACAAGACTTTCAATCAGCCTTACTTATAAAAAAATGCatgtcatatttatttattttattataaaaGGGTCACAAAAATATATTACTGACAGTGGCCAAAACAAAGTTATGAACTCCTTCTGAGtgtatttgaatgcttcacacggctAATATATCAATGTTTACAAGGTAATATTAGTTTTTGGggtttgacgcgccaaaacaatgataatgtTTAGAGACACGCCACAGTGGAGTGACCATTTTCGGGGCTAATTGCGACCGTCTGGTAATTTTGATCCGCcggtcttgttaatatgtgctgtaatttactaagtttgttgtaattgctTATTGCAACGCGTGTACATTTGCCTATGGTTATAGTTAATttgtacttctccgtttcgaAAATATCAGAATTACGTTTACCTATCTCAGTTGCATactttaaaacaaaatgtattttcttgatctacAGATATCTTCTCCGCTGTTTTTTTGTTTAATGATAATACGTCGAGACGATGTCCCTCATAAATAATCAGAATCGGAATCAGACTTTTTTGGAGTAAATAGTCAACAGCTGGGTAGCAAAAAGGTAGCaacggggcaagaaaggtagtaacggctgcagttactacctctttcattcccgttactaactgtttactaacgtaggtactAAACAGGTCGCAAAACGTTAGTAACGGTAGCAgatagtaactgtttactaacgtaggtagtaaacagatAGCAAAAGTGTAGTAACGGTCCAAGTAAGGTAGtaaccgctgcagttactacctatttgcttgcagttgccaCCTTTTtactcactgttttttttttaagagtgtacagcTCGTGATAGCGTAGCATTTCAACAATTAATACGAAACACACGCTCTTTTACAATCGCCTCAGGTCCATTCGATAACGACAACACGCTGCATTTGGAGATTCTGCAGACAATCTACAGGAAACTTACGCACACTGTATACGACTGCCCGAGGTACGGTGGTCACTGGGAGAGAATCGGATTCCAAGGTAGCAGGCTTTCTTATCATTTCCTCTGCAGATTCCAGATATGCTGTCACTTTGCAGGAAATGACCCGGCCACCGATTTGAGAGGCGTTGGTGTACTTGGTATGCTACACCTTCTCTTCTTGACTACAGGCTTCGGGAATATAGAGCTGGTTAACGACATTTACAGCCTGTCACGCGATCGAGAGCAGGTATGTATCGACTTGCCACTGAACTGACTCGAGACGTTATAAAGAAACCACTCAACGCTGCAAAATAAGGGGCGAAAATGTGCAACACAGCGCTGTTCTTGTGTTGCACATTTTAGTACGTCAAGCTTACCACGGCCTCTTTCACTTCCATTTTCCCCTACCGATGAACATCTTCGAGCTGATGCTGTAAATTTTATTGTACCACTACGTTTCTAGAGctgcgtttttctttttgtttttttgctagtGACGGAAAGTGGGGGAGGGAGGAGCACGTTGCAAGGTTGCATTATATTTCTAATTAATAAAATTAAAGtagcatagaataatgcaaataAGCTTGTAACATTACTTACTTCCATCTATGCTATTatatttcaatttatttattaCACTGCGACGGTGAATTTTGTTTATAAAATGAACTTTGCAGGTCTCGGATGTTTAAATAGTATAGCTGAAATATTCATGCGTGAGCACGATGACGGCCCCGAAACAAACGAGCCATTTGCATAACCAGGTGGCGGGAAAAAAG
This region includes:
- the LOC119176635 gene encoding ELMO domain-containing protein 3-like isoform X2; translation: MDTWPLEPEESDETDPADLSTPAFFKHAELDSLRAQEEQRAAQEEWDKVTNVVGIGAVTYCSRIITYEEALCYFKEKDLSSYMTAIRPVIQRRGPFDNDNTLHLEILQTIYRKLTHTVYDCPRYGGHWERIGFQGNDPATDLRGVGVLGMLHLLFLTTGFGNIELVNDIYSLSRDREQNFPFALMSLNITKMSIEALREEVLNRCCNERNDVTDVVNEFYAGTFLLLYLSWKNKKLTIKDSGFVLKDTSFFAKKKPGFVLQTLREYQEERSSLTTSQVFTNLAAIGAQ
- the LOC119176635 gene encoding ELMO domain-containing protein 3-like isoform X1, which gives rise to MDTWPLEPEESDETDPADLSTPAFFKHAELDSLRAQEEQRAAQEEWDKVTNVVGIGAVTYCSRIITYEEALCYFKEKDLSSYMTAIRPVIQRRGIKLILHCLFGPPRLKLGLVPARDFTFALAQCPFDNDNTLHLEILQTIYRKLTHTVYDCPRYGGHWERIGFQGNDPATDLRGVGVLGMLHLLFLTTGFGNIELVNDIYSLSRDREQNFPFALMSLNITKMSIEALREEVLNRCCNERNDVTDVVNEFYAGTFLLLYLSWKNKKLTIKDSGFVLKDTSFFAKKKPGFVLQTLREYQEERSSLTTSQVFTNLAAIGAQ